The following are encoded together in the Actinobacillus lignieresii genome:
- a CDS encoding aldo/keto reductase, whose amino-acid sequence MQQINLSPTLNFSRLIQGFWRLDKWQQTPQQTLAFIEQLLALGINTFDHAACYGGFTTEESFGKALALNKSLRDKMTLVTKCGILYPNKALPEMKSHHYDNSYRHIIWSAERSLQKLHTEQLDLLLIHRLSPCADPEQIAKAFDQLYQEGKVKNFGVSNYTPAKFSMLQSYVNQPLVTNQIEISPLHLKPFDDGSLDFLLEKRIKPMAWSPFAGGRLFDPLDERGARVSQALLEIGEQKGESRLEVLALAWLLAHPAKIMPILGSGKIERVRTATEALQVSFSEEEWIKVYVAAQGFDIP is encoded by the coding sequence ATGCAACAGATTAATCTCAGCCCGACGCTCAACTTCAGTCGTCTTATCCAAGGTTTTTGGCGTTTGGACAAATGGCAACAGACGCCGCAACAAACATTGGCTTTTATTGAACAATTATTAGCACTCGGTATTAATACCTTTGACCATGCGGCTTGTTACGGCGGTTTTACGACAGAAGAATCCTTCGGAAAAGCATTAGCGTTAAATAAATCGTTACGCGATAAAATGACCCTTGTGACCAAATGCGGCATTTTATATCCGAATAAAGCCCTACCGGAGATGAAAAGTCACCATTACGATAACAGCTATCGTCATATTATTTGGTCTGCGGAACGCTCTCTACAAAAATTACACACGGAACAACTTGATTTATTATTGATTCATCGCTTGTCGCCTTGTGCCGATCCGGAGCAAATCGCGAAAGCCTTTGACCAACTTTATCAGGAAGGTAAAGTGAAGAATTTCGGGGTATCCAATTATACGCCGGCTAAATTCTCAATGTTGCAATCTTATGTTAATCAACCGTTAGTGACCAACCAAATTGAAATTTCGCCGTTACATTTAAAACCGTTTGATGACGGTAGTTTAGATTTCTTGCTGGAAAAACGGATTAAACCGATGGCATGGTCACCGTTTGCCGGCGGACGTTTGTTTGATCCGTTAGATGAAAGAGGCGCAAGAGTTTCTCAAGCCTTACTGGAAATCGGTGAACAAAAAGGAGAAAGTCGTTTAGAAGTATTGGCATTAGCTTGGTTATTAGCCCATCCGGCGAAAATTATGCCGATTCTAGGCTCAGGTAAAATTGAGCGGGTGCGTACCGCAACCGAAGCATTGCAGGTATCGTTCAGCGAAGAAGAATGGATCAAAGTC